DNA sequence from the Sphaeramia orbicularis chromosome 13, fSphaOr1.1, whole genome shotgun sequence genome:
CATTACGCAAGTAAAGTAAGTAGTACcgacttcaaacactgattttatAAAAATGGAGAACTTTTGACAATTAGCTCAGGGCCAATATATCTTTTTAAATGAGTAAAAAGATTGTAGTGGCCCATATGTCGGAATGGGATGAAACGATACGGCTTTCACGTTATGGCATATAATGTCacaaatgtttttcatacagtttaagttttttttacattgttttgtatttcatcaacttgagccatgacCAAAACTGCCAAACACTCAACAAATGTCACATTgtttaatcctttaaatgccatggttgtaatgtaaacaaaacatAGTGCTTTTTgcgaacaaaaacaaaacaaacaattttcAATGAATCACAtaaaaattggaattttttttttttccatcctggcatgtcagtgattaacaccaacattgttTCATATGATTTCTTATTTTTGGTTCTGGGTCAAATGTTacatgctaaaatgtgtcaacgtgcattttgtactcacttggtagattCAAATTACGATTCAGATCACTTTATTTATTCCCAAGGGGCAATGAGTTTGCAGACATGGGTCACAGCAAAGGACAGGACATTAGACATTAGACACATTCCACAATACACACAGATCAGTCAACGAACGGGACAGCTGAAGGGTCTGGCCATAAAGTGCAGCAGTGACAAAGTGCAATAGTAgcaacgtgaaaaaaaaaaacacatgtaaatgaaCAGTGTACACCCTACACTACGCACTGTCACTGGCGTTTAAAAGCCTGATGGCAGAAGGAATAAAAGAATTGGCGTATCTGTTAGTTTTCCTGCTGGGAGCGAGATAGCGCCTCCCACAGGGCATCAAGGCAAGCCTCTTTTTGAGCACATGGTCAGGGTGAGGAATAATGCTCTTTGCTTTCTGTAGCGCCAGCCTCCTCCACAAAGAGTGTAAGTCAGTAGTCTGCACACCCATGACCCTAGCACAAGTTTTAACGACACTGGACAAGCTGTTCTTATCTTTCACTGACAACCCATGAAACCAAGATataaaagaaaaggttaaaagaCTAATTAAAAGAatgataaaagacacataaaatggATTTAgatttggtagaagggtgttagtgtaggaatttaaaaTTGTTcaaacaaactgtgaaaaataacatgactttttataacatgaaatgcaaagtgttcataatatgctcacctggatactggaaggttaactTAATGACTTTCACAGTCTTCTCACTTAAACATACAGAGCTGGGCCTAAAAAGTCTTACACTCTTCATATCATATTAGATAACCTTTAGTGTTGATTATGCCATGTATTTCCCATTTTATCATTTGAATATGTTGATGCAATGTCCAGCATTTACTTTCACCCACAGTGATATTAATTCTCATCCCTGTACTTGTAGTGAGTCAAACTGCTGTGTACTGCACCTTCGTCTCCCGTTTTGAGGATGAGGATAAAGATGAAGGCATAGAAACAGACCTGGAGGGTGAAGTTGGAGTATGCATGACatctccagctccacctcctcgcTGACGACATCTTGACGTGTCCTCTGGTGATCTGATCAGCCATTTTTCAACCTATAAAagagaaaacagcagaatttgAGCTCAATAGAGGGAGGTGGGACACACTGTGGTTTTAACTGTAACATATTCTGTTCACAGTGTGAGAAGGCAATGGTAAGTTTACAGATGTGATTCACTGCGGATGTGAGTGAATACAACACTGCTTTAATGTCTTCATGATGACTGGACTTTGTCAAACTTAAAaactcatctgaatttttttaaactgaattgtaATTATGACAAACTCTACTCCTTTTACACAGTTCATACTTGATGCTTACCTGGATGTTGGTCTTCTAAAATACTTGGTTTTCATTACTGTTATGTGTTTATATATTGTAATCATTGTGTCTAATGTTCTGCTGATTGTGGTTATCTGTGTGAACAGAAGCTTACATGAACCCATGTACTTTTTTCTGTGTAGCCTGTTTGTTAATGAACTGTTGGGCAGCACAGCTGTGTTTCCATTACTACTGACTGAGATCCTCAGAGACATTCACACTAttcctgtttcattttgtttcctgCAGATCTTTAGTATTTATTCATATGCAAATATCGAGCTTTGTATCCTGGCCGCCATGTCTTATGACAgatatctgtctatctgtcatCCTCTGCAGTATCACACAAATATGACGTCTACAAAAGTTGCTGTACTTATTGCTCTGACATGGGGTTTTCCAGTTGTGGAGGTTGGTGTTATGGTTTCTTTAAGTGCTCCTTTACATCTGTGTGGAAACGTTATCCCCAAAGTCTACTGTGATAATTACTACATAGTTAAACTGGCCTGTTCAGACATTACAGTCAATAACTTCTATGGAATAGTTTATACAGTTATCATAATCTGCAGTGTCCTGAGTGTCATTATTTACTCGTACTCTAAgatccttaaagtgtgtttttctggatctaaacagaccagacataaAGCTGTCAGTACCTGTACACCTCACATTGTTTCACTGTTAAACTTCTGTTTCGGTTGTTGTTTTGAAATATTTCAGAGCCGGTTTAATATGACCTATTTGCCCACTGTGCTGCGTGTTTTTCTGTCACTGTACTTCCTCACATGTCAACCGCTCTTTAGTCCGTTAATATATGGACTGAATTTGACCAAAATCCGCAATATCTGTAAAAGTATATTCTGTGTTAATCGAATGTTTTACAATCTGTCAGTATCAGCAGAACTTGGATCTAATAGACACAGGTGGCTCATATCAGCCAGTGTGTTATGTTGTTCAGTAACACCTtaattgatttattacaattCACTATTCATTATTTAGTACTTCCACTTGGGCAATTGGTTGAACTATTACTCAGTTTATGAATGTGTATAATGTGTTTTAATTGTCAAGTTTGGTGATACCTGCAGATTAATATGCTTTTTCCTGTAATCATTTCTTATTAAGTAAGCTTTTTGAATGAGCTGTAACATATGACCACAGTATGTGATTATAATGCgtgtattaaatatgaaaaataaaacattccaTGCTGAATGAAGACTTTTCGTTTCTAATAATGATGTGTTTATGTGGTTGGGAACATAACACGCATGAAAGTACTCCATCAGCAAGAAACATGTATGTACAGAGCATCAGCACATACATGTTCTGAAACACCAACAATAGATAAATAGaatgagacaaaacaaaacaaataaaataaaagatagatagatagatagatagatagatagatagatagatagatagatagatagatagatagatagatagatagatagatagatagatagatagatagatagatagatagatagatagatagacagacagacagacagacagacagacagacagacagacagacagacagacagacagtttgtTCCATGTGAAAACAGAAATGTCTCTTTTGTCACGCTGTtacacaaaattttaaaaaaaataacacggTGGTGTCGAAGTAAAACCAGGTTGAAACTGTAAACAGTATTAAagtcctacactaacacccttctaccaagtgagaaccaaatgcacactgacacactgagcatttaacatttgacctagaacaaaaaaataatgtatattaaccaatgttggtgttcatcattggcatatgccaggatgaaaaaatgattaaaaaaaataataattccaatttttcaagaaaaaaatattgggaaGAAAAAActatgtttttttgcatcaaagatatgatttttttttacattacaaacatggcatttgacgggttaaaatatgacagttgttgagtatttggtagggatgtaacggtacagaaaaatttcagttcggtttgttttcagtacaggggtgttcagttcaatacattttctatacatttcggtacagtgaaggagaccagtaaAGGGGGGGTATATGGGGGTGTGCTCCGTAACTTACCTGTGGGACAgaggacatttctacaaaatattgttcagtgatttgtgcattaacaggcaccccacatgttatgtatttttgaatgttcaatgtttGTTTATGGCAAACGCTGTAATTTACAGGGTGTTTGTGAAcacctcacagtattccctgagaTGCAGTGAACGTGACCTCACAGTACCACCACAGCAGAAGcacagtgaaggagaagaggagcaggttcactggaTTTTACCAAcctgagttaaaaaataaaacccttttttctataaaggaacccgtggactcctttgtgccacaaagctgcaacaaactGAAAACCGAAACTTGACACACTTTGAACATCTGACCCATCTTCTGtgtctctgttatactctctgttgtcatgttttgggtttttgttgcAGCAGCACTGAGAATTTGCcgctgctgaatgtatatagaggaaaccccgcacatgggttctgcttgtgtccaccctgtTTCtccagtgtttgtgttcttcacataggctacatggaTTCATTCGGTACACCTCTGTGCTCAATCGAAGGCCCCGAACCTATACGGTTCAGTACAAaagagtgcaccgttacacccctagtatttagtgttttgtttatggctcaagatggtgaaaaagaaaaaaaaatgtaaagagttaaaaacaaactgtatggaaaAACACAGTTTCAGTGACATGCGGAAGAACTTCTATGGGCAGGACCAGGAAAATTTTCAGTAAACTTAACTGAATTTGTGATTCATACCGGTTGATAAAGACTTTTTCAATTATAagagactgtttttatcatgtaacAGATGATTTTCAGGTATAAAGAATACAGTCCTTTTTAAGTCAGtggtttttactcattttatttctTCATTGTCTGTGGAATACATGGGATGATGTACGAGTGGATCATTATTATACAATCAAATGAAAGTCAAAAATAATACAAGACTGCTGTAGATCACTCATTTCCTTTAAACATCACCAACTTCCATTGTACTAAAACGTTTCCATAACAATTTACTTTTAGACATGTTTAGTCCCTATAAACAGAATTATGTGTTTGTAAGTTAATGTatattatgacaaaaacacatTAGATACATTGCtcatagggctgggcgatatggaaaaaaaaacatatcacgatattttttcaaatcagatgatatcgatatgtatcacaaaataaatcaaatccaaactcataagttagttgtgaagacctgtgaaagagagagaaataCATACAATGTGGTACTTATGGAGAAGTCCCTCTGCTCTTAGAATCCCCCCCCCACTGTTACGTTTTATTCCCCAGCTTTATACATCTTCCCCCAGCCCCCAACTTAAGATTTATTGACCCCCGTCTTATAAGCGTCTTACGTTTCACTTATACGCCGGTATGGTTTACATGTATTAGTATTGTGGTAGATacgccccccacacacacacacacacacacacacacacacacatatgatttCTTTAATCATTAGTTAAtgttggtttgtctgtatgtTTTTGAGTTTCTTTGTTACAACATGAAAAACTGAACTAATGATTCATAATCcataaaaacatttaaagttCAGAATCTTAATCATTTCAATTATGCTTCCTTTTCAGAGTAAATGCACATAAAATACATTCCACTGAAGATGACTTTGAACATTACATTTTGCTAACAAAAACCCTTCGATATGAGTCACGGATTTTGGTCAAATTCAGTCCATATATTAACGGGTTAAAGAGTGGCTGACATGTGATCCAGTATAATGACAGAAAAATACGCAGCACACTGGGTAAAGAGCTCATATTAAACCTGCTCTGAAATATTTCAAAGCTTCCTCCGATAGTAAAGTTCAACAGTGAAGCCAGGTGAGGTGTACAGGTACTGATGGCCTTTTGTCTGGTCTCTTTAGATcctgaaaaacacactttaagaaTCTTCATGTAAGTGTACAAAAACACACTCAGGATTCCAATTATTACGATAACTGTATAAACTATTCCATAGATGTTATTGACTGTGGTATCTGAACAGGCCAGTTTAACTATAGAGTAATTATCACAGTAGACTTTGGGGATAATGTTTCCACACAGCTGTAAAGGGGCACTTAAAGAAACCATAACACCAGCCTCCACAAAACGATAAACCCACGTCAGAGCAATAAGTACAGCAGCTTTTCGACATGTCATATGAGTGTGACACTGCAGCGGAAAACAGATGGCCAGGTATCGGTCGTAAGACACAGCAGCCAAGATACAAATTTGGACatttatatatgaaaaaaatatataaacctgCAGGAAACAAAGTGAAATAGAAATAGTGTGAATGTCTTTGAGAATCTGAACCAGAAGGAATGGAAACAATCCTGCACTACCGAACAGTTCATTAACAAACAGACTGCACAGAAAAAGGTACATGGGTTCATGTAAGCTCCTGTTCACACAGATAACCACAATCAGCAGAACATTAGTGCAAATTATTacagcataaacacacacaacaaccaaGAAATACAGATATTTTAAAAGTCCAGAGTCAAGGTATGCGGAAAGAgtgaaatatgaaaaatgtgAAGTGTTTCCCATCATCCTTTTGGACAAAACCATCAATTATCTCTGAAAAGGATATGAGTATATATCACCTGTTTAACAAAGTGCAGTTTAAGGAACTAAACAAGTCATTCATCTGCTGCACAAATTCTTCCCCATCTATCTGCACTAAACGTCATCTGCTGCTTATATCCAACTTTTCAGCATCAGTGTGACGTCACCATCCTGATGAGTCAGACTGAGGTCACTTCAGGTCAAACAAAACACCTAAGAATACCAAGACACCAACTTTATAAAACTGAAACCATTAGAAACAACAGAAATGGTCAATTCTGGTCCAGCTTCACCCTGACTGGAGGCTGGTCAGAACTGATCACTTGTCGGAATGATTGTCGTGATGTCCCAATTTGaactttttttgcttccaatctgatttttttaatgattagttttgccgataccgatcccgatactttttactatgaaatttttatttaaatttggagtcattatttataggttatcatgctattattttacttgagatcagaattgggctgaatgtggaacctgaactaaagcaagtatgacacctttgactcctgattactttagtataattttttgtactttccaaattcatattgtgggccaaattagaacctttggtgggctggttttggcccacgggctgtatgtttgccgTAGACCCTGCTATAGCACGTCTATGAACAGGTTTACCCAaagattatatgggggtgcgttctgtgTTGTACGTATCTCACGACGAGTATGCGCAGACCATAcaaccgtacaaagtgaaagtgaaacttaagacgctttactaattcctctagtCTCCCACTGTcatgcagctcattttccttttccttatctttggaaactttaatttgaaggGGCAGGACATTTGCTTAAAGGGGCATTGCCCCCTCAGCCTGATCTCGTGACGAAATCTGATCCAattttctaaaaaatgccagattggcagccAATACCAATCTTCTTTAGATTGGATCTGGACATCTCTAAATGACATATGTAAGGTTCACACAAAGAATCTGAATGTTCTCCAATGTCTACAGCCCTATTCACAAAGGACTAGCATGACCTGTGAACGTCAGGTTATTTGTAATGATTGTGGAGGTCGGAAGGGCTGTTTGGAGTGAACTGACAATCAtgtttccatcagtctgccccagggcagctgtggctaaaGATGTTGTtcaccaccaccagtgtgtgactgtagcgtgaatgaataatggactgaatgtaaagcactttgtttaACTAGAAAATGCTACATAAAACCAATCCatgatcatcattattattatcattattatcatcatcatcatcaccattgtTATTATTACACAATGCCTCAGCTGATCCCATGGGTTTTCTATGAGATTCAGATCTGAAGAGAGTGCAGGCCTCTCCATGTGAGGTACCCCAGCCTCCAACAGCTGTTGCCTGATGATGTGACCTTGAAGAGCTGGGGCACTGCCATCCATAAAGATGAAATTAGGCCTGTGTTGCTCACGTAGAGGCTCAATGACTGGATTAATGATGTTTTTCAGGTAGTAGTGGCTTGTCGCAGTACCATCCACAAAGTGTAGGGCAGTTCTGTATTAACTAGACACACCTGCCCAGACTGTAATACCACAACCTCCAAAGGCTTGTCTGGTGACAACAGCCGCTGATGCACAGCATTGTCCTTGATGTCTCCAGCTGCGTTGCCAGCAATAATTTCTGGTCAATGTGAATTAACTTTCATCAGAGAACAGCACTGAGGCCCACTGGTTCCTCATCCAGATCAAATGTTCCCTTGCCCAGGTAAGACGTTGACACCTGTGCCTGGTGGTGTGGTCAGGTACCCTTGCAAGTCGTCTACCATGCAGACCTTGCTGATGTAATTGGTTTCTAATGGTTAGAGATGACACTCGTACACCTCTCACCACCCTTAAACGTGCCTGGAGTTGAGTGGAATTCATTAACCAGCTCCGCAGGACACTCTTCACATGTGGATGTGGCCAAAGGACAACCCCTTCTATGCCTTTCTGTGTCTCTTCCAgtctctttgtgtctttgttgcaACCTGCTGATGAATCTGTGTTATTCTAAACTCAGCGGCAACTTCCTTCTGAGAAAATCCTGTCTGAAGCCTCACAATGGATAGGTACCGTTGATCAATTGTTAGGTGTCCTCTTGGTCTCATGATGTTGAAATGTGAACGGCACGATGAAGAGAACCGTTTGAACATAAATTGTCACTGAAGCAGAGCATTTAGTGGTTGATTCATGGATCACTTTTATCACCTTGTTAATCACCTTGTTAGACAACAGCATATTATGCATTAAGTACTGAAACACTGAACAGTTGGATATGTGCAATCAAACATTTAGAGATGGTCAAATTAAGTTCACTTGTAaaggttttattgcattttaggtGCATTCTAAAATTTCATCCAAAAGCCgaatatccctaactttttgtgACTCGTGTATTTGGGCAGAAAATGAGCAATCCACCCAGTGGAAAGCTGTCAAGTACAGACAGAAAAATGCAGAGGGTGACCTCTGTCATGATATGCAGAATTGCACTGAAAGGAAAATTACGACATGTTCTAGCAACAGGGTGAAGCGCAAAGGTGACTCAAGGTCAAGGTAACTTTATTTGTACttgtgggtagatttgttctgcactCAGTTTGAGTTGGTTTGATAAAATGTCCACTAGGCTGAAGGCTACTACTCTCTCCAGCTTTAATAAGGCACCGTTTTAATGGCAGATGATTGAAATCACATTGCCTCAGGCAGTTTCATAAGTCTGcaatttattgtcatattttggTGCATCCTGCATTTGAGTTTTATCAATCTTTAAATGACGATCCACTATGGAAATCCatgggaaaaaatatatatgactGGCCAACATTACATAACTTAATTCCAAAATATTGATGGTTTTGCTAgtagggttgtgtattggcaagaatcaggcaatacaatacaaattacaatactagtatcatgatatgatatatcacgatatatcatgatactgttaaaaaggccatttttctttgtttctttttttgaaatgattatttccttgaaaaattgaattacaccagagatATGCTATATGCTATGCTATATGATATGCTATGCTAAATACTAATCACATTTTTATTGATCAAAACTCTATCTAATCAgtctaatgctatgtcacaaaatgttcctgtgttaaaacttaaataatgttttacagacataacagtttaagattctgttcaaatgttcatattctattagtttataactaacatcagaacattatttttgtgcaattccaacaaaggaaataacattatttaataaaagagtgttaaataataacaaataaaatataaacaaaaaagaaaaacaaaaaaacaaaaatgaacctccacaaaatctgcatctgaataaatacctaaaaatatcgatacagtactttttgaaatcgatacagtattgagaaatgaaatattgcgatatattgttgTTATATTGATAGTCCACAGTATACAAACACATGCATTTATTCCTTCACATATTTCTATCTCTGTTGAATTCACCTGGTGGCTCTGCCTTTTGTTTACCCTTTGACAGGGTGAATTGTCTGTCCTTAGCTTCATTGATAATGCCTTTACTCAGCTGCCAGGTGCTGAACTCCAAGAGAACAGTCTGAGTGAACTGAACTAACTCTGAACACCTGATCTGGAACCACAAAACAGGTCATTGTTTAATAACTCAGGGTTCACGGTTAAACCCACTGCTTGGAACAGGGCCCAGGGAAACCTATTAAAGTCTCAGGTCCAGTGTTTATCAGTATTGTGTCAGCAAAAGCCTTTCATCCTGATAATGAAACACTAGTTTTACATTATATGTACATGAAATACACCCATGAACACATTACTATTGAAATGAAAACATTGGACCATTATGTTCAGAATCTGTCCTTTTTCAGATTTAATACACTCATAATCACATACTACCATTAGATTCATCTGATTTCCATTGCTCATTAATATATACTAGAAAGTAGACTTCTACAGATGACGTGAATTTTAGTCAAATTCAGTCCATATATTAATGGACTAAAGAGCGGCTGACATATGAGAAAGTACAATGACAGAAAGATACGGAGCACAGTGGGTAAATAGGTCATAATAAACCTGCTCTGAAATATTTCAAAACTTCCTCCGATAGCAAAATTTAACAGTGAAGCAATATGAGGTGTACAGGTACCGACAGCTttatgtctggtctgtttagatccagaaaaacacactttaaggatcTTCATATATGAGTAAAGAATGACACTCAGGACACTAAACAACATGATATCTGTATAAACTATTCCGTAAATGTTATTGACTGTTGTGTCTGAACAGGCCAACTTGACAACTGCATAATTATCACAGTAGACTTTGTGAACAACGTTTCCACACAGATGTAAAGGAGCACTTAAAGAAACCATAACACCAACCTCCACAAACGGATAAACCCATGTCAGAGCAATAAGTACAGCAGCTTTTCTAGACGTCATATGAGTGTGATACTGCAGAGGATGACAGATAGACAAATATCTGTCCTAAGACATGGCGGCCAGGATACAAAGTTCGACATTTGCAtatgaaaaaataccaaaaatctgcaggaaacaaaatgaaacaggaaTAGTGTGAATGTCTCTGAGGATCTCAATCAGTAGTAACGGAAACACAGCTGTGCTGCCCAACAGTTCATTAACAAACAAACCCCACAGAAAAAAGTACATGGGTTCATGTAAGCTTCTGTTCACACAGATAACCACAATCAGCAGAACATTGGACACAATGATTACAATATATAAACACATGACAACTAAgaaatgtaggtattttaaaAGTCCAGAGTCAAGGTAAGCAGAAAGaatgaaatatgaaaaatgaGTAGAGTTAATCATCATCCTtttgagtaaaaataaataagtaaaatgtaACCAACCAAAAGTGCAGTTTAAGGAAGTAAACAAGTCATTCATCTGTGGCACAAACTCTTCCCCATCCATCACTAAACTTCATCTGCTGCTTATATCCAACTTTTCAACACCAGTGTGACGTCACCATCCTGATGAGTCAGACTGAGGTCACTTCAGATCAAAGAAAACACCTCAGAATACCAAGAGACCAActttaaaaaacagaaatcatTAGAAAACATAACatgcctgcacttgaaaaccctcctAAAAACCAAACTAACCCACCTATGACactgtatttttccattttaccCCTTGAAGCTTGTAACCCTGTAATGTCAATAAATCCCACAACATGGAACAAATCAGAAAAACACAGACATCGTAGCTACATAATATTATATTCCGATTACAAAACATAGAAATCATGGCTTAAACATATTTAGGGGTATAACGGTGCACTGTTTTGTATCGAACCATTTCGGTTCAGGGCCTTccatacaatacagaggtgtacctaacaaatacatgtagcctatgtgaagaacacaaacactggggaagcagggtggacacaagcagaacccacgTGCACGGTGTCCCCTATATGCATTCAGCAACGGTGCCATGCCATCGCATAGCACAGTTGCAAACGCCCCCTCCCCCccgaaaaaaaacactttattctgaggctggggcccCAATaatggggggtaaacatgacaacagagagtataacagaggcacagaagccaggtcggacattcaaagcatgttaagtttcactttcggttttcagTAGTTACAGAGTGCGCCCCCccccactggtctccttcactgtactgaaaaagtatcaaaaatgtgtcaaactgaagacccctgtatcGAAAACGCATTCTAATTATATAATGCTTAggtttttatatgttcttcaaCTGTATCATTCCAACAGTACAAGTGTTGATATCACAATAACGATTAATTTTCATATATCATGTAGCTCTtgtgtataagtatttttttcttttacacccACAGATAGAATACTCACAATTTGTAACCTCATGGCAGAGAAAGCcttgcacccccacccccccgggaTCTCTGGTGTGCACCCCAGGTCAAGCACCACTGTTCGACACTCCCACATTGTACCTTACATATTCCAACATGATCATATGGAAGCATGTCACAGGTCAGACCTCACACTGAACATCCACTGATGTTATTTTTTACAGATTTCTGATCTTTGTTATATATGGGATATAGTACTCTAAGGATCTGCTGCAGAAACCATGTCGATCCATAAACGTCTGTACTCTTGGATTATATCTTTTTTGTCCAATGTGGGAGATAACACTTTAGTAACTACATTAGTACAAACTCTGTTCTAAGTATAGTATGATTATTTGAGTACTACTCAGGACATTTTCCTACAGGTTGACTCCAGGTTTAAACCGACCCTCTCCTTGTTTATTCAGTCGTTGGATTATCAAACCCCCAGGTTAAAAGAGGTGGTTCAGGACAGTAGGCAGATTGTAGTAATAAAC
Encoded proteins:
- the LOC115431175 gene encoding olfactory receptor 11A1-like codes for the protein MTNSTPFTQFILDAYLDVGLLKYLVFITVMCLYIVIIVSNVLLIVVICVNRSLHEPMYFFLCSLFVNELLGSTAVFPLLLTEILRDIHTIPVSFCFLQIFSIYSYANIELCILAAMSYDRYLSICHPLQYHTNMTSTKVAVLIALTWGFPVVEVGVMVSLSAPLHLCGNVIPKVYCDNYYIVKLACSDITVNNFYGIVYTVIIICSVLSVIIYSYSKILKVCFSGSKQTRHKAVSTCTPHIVSLLNFCFGCCFEIFQSRFNMTYLPTVLRVFLSLYFLTCQPLFSPLIYGLNLTKIRNICKSIFCVNRMFYNLSVSAELGSNRHRWLISASVLCCSVTP
- the LOC115431177 gene encoding olfactory receptor 11A1-like; the protein is MGNTSHFSYFTLSAYLDSGLLKYLYFLVVVCVYAVIICTNVLLIVVICVNRSLHEPMYLFLCSLFVNELFGSAGLFPFLLVQILKDIHTISISLCFLQVYIFFSYINVQICILAAVSYDRYLAICFPLQCHTHMTCRKAAVLIALTWVYRFVEAGVMVSLSAPLQLCGNIIPKVYCDNYSIVKLACSDTTVNNIYGIVYTVIVIIGILSVFLYTYMKILKVCFSGSKETRQKAISTCTPHLASLLNFTIGGSFEIFQSRFNMSSLPSVLRIFLSLYWITCQPLFNPLIYGLNLTKIRDSYRRVFVSKM